A genomic region of Podarcis raffonei isolate rPodRaf1 chromosome 13, rPodRaf1.pri, whole genome shotgun sequence contains the following coding sequences:
- the NMT1 gene encoding glycylpeptide N-tetradecanoyltransferase 1 isoform X2: MTTSPKVPCGRPPNRGPSSASFAQARQPARLPFAKMADDSDTAVRRPSGEEENDQQHCSDCENEDEHNCNRGGLSPADDSGGKKKKKKQKRKKEKSDQVDSAQDQTVKVTLPAERMQEIQKAIELFSVGQGPAKTMEEATKRSYQFWDTQPVPKLGEVVNTHGPVEPDKDNIRQEPYTLPQGFMWDALDLGDRGVLKELYTLLNENYVEDDDNMFRFDYSPEFLLWALRPPGWLPQWHCGVRVISSKKLVGFISAIPAAIHIYDTEKKMVEINFLCVHKKLRSKRVAPVLIREITRRVHLEGIFQAVYTAGVVLPKPVGTCRYWHRSLNPRKLIEVKFSHLSRNMTMQRTMKLYRLPETPKTPGLRPMEQRDIPAVHKLLAEYLKLFNLTPVMNEEEVEHWFLPQPNIIDTFVVENTDGEVTDFLSFYTLPSTIMNHPTHKSLKAAYSFYNVHTKTPLLDLMNDALILAKMVGLVLQ; the protein is encoded by the exons ATGACTACAAGTCCCAAAGTTCCTTGCGGCCGGCCGCCCAATCGCGGCCCGTCTTCGGCTTCTTTTGCGCAGGCGCGGCAGCCGGCGCGGCTGCCCTTCGCCAAGATGGCGGACGACAGTGATACAGCAGTGAGGCGGCCgtcaggggaggaggagaacgacCAGCAGCACTGCAGCGACTGCGAGAATGAGGACGAGCACAACTGCAACCGAGG TGGCTTAAGCCCAGCTGATGACAGtggggggaaaaagaagaaaaagaaacagaagcgGAAGAAGGAAAAGTCGGATCAAGTTGATTCAGCCCAAGATCagacagtaaag GTGACCTTGCCGGCAGAAAGAATGCAGGAGATTCAAAAGGCCATTGAGCTGTTCTCCGTAGGACAAGGACCTGCCAAGACAATGGAAGAAGCCACCAAACGCAGCTATCAGTTCTGGGACACACAGCCAGTTCCCAAATTAG GAGAAGTAGTGAACACTCACGGACCTGTTGAACCAGACAAGGACAACATCCGCCAGGAGCCCTACACTTTGCCTCAGGGTTTTATGTGGGATGCTCTGGACTTGGGGGATCGAGGTGTG CTCAAAGAGCTGTACACTCTCCTGAATGAGAACTACGTGGAAGATGATGACAACATGTTCCGGTTTGATTATTCACCAGAGTTCCTCCTGTG GGCTTTGCGTCCTCCAGGCTGGCTGCCCCAGTGGCACTGTGGTGTGAGAGTCATTTCCAGCAAGAAGCTGGTTGGCTTCATCAGTGCTATCCCGGCTGCTATACACATATATGACAC GGAAAAGAAGATGGTAGAAATAAACTTCCTTTGTGTGCACAAGAAACTGCGTTCCAAGCGGGTGGCCCCTGTGCTGATCCGGGAGATCACCCGACGGGTCCACTTGGAGGGGATTTTCCAGGCTGTTTACACTGCCGGTGTGGTACTGCCAAAGCCTGTTGGTACCTGTAG GTACTGGCACCGGTCCCTGAATCCACGCAAGCTGATTGAAGTAAAGTTTTCCCACCTGAGCAGGAACATGACTATGCAACGCACCATGAAGCTCTATCGGCTTCCGGAG ACTCCAAAGACCCCAGGGCTGCGGCCGATGGAGCAGAGAGACATCCCTGCTGTGCACAAACTTCTGGCTGAGTATCTGAAGCTCTTCAACTTGACCCCTGTCATgaatgaggaggaggtggagcactGGTTTCTACCCCAGCCCAACATCATAGACACATTTGTAGTTGAG AACACCGATGGGGAGGTGACCGACTTCCTGAGTTTCTACACCCTGCCCTCCACTATTATGAATCACCCAACCCACAAGAGCTTGAAGGCGGCCTATTCATTCTACAATGTCCACACCAAGACACCACTTCTCGACCTCATGAACGATGCCCTTATATTGGCCAAGATG
- the NMT1 gene encoding glycylpeptide N-tetradecanoyltransferase 1 isoform X1 — MTTSPKVPCGRPPNRGPSSASFAQARQPARLPFAKMADDSDTAVRRPSGEEENDQQHCSDCENEDEHNCNRGGLSPADDSGGKKKKKKQKRKKEKSDQVDSAQDQTVKVTLPAERMQEIQKAIELFSVGQGPAKTMEEATKRSYQFWDTQPVPKLGEVVNTHGPVEPDKDNIRQEPYTLPQGFMWDALDLGDRGVLKELYTLLNENYVEDDDNMFRFDYSPEFLLWALRPPGWLPQWHCGVRVISSKKLVGFISAIPAAIHIYDTEKKMVEINFLCVHKKLRSKRVAPVLIREITRRVHLEGIFQAVYTAGVVLPKPVGTCRYWHRSLNPRKLIEVKFSHLSRNMTMQRTMKLYRLPETPKTPGLRPMEQRDIPAVHKLLAEYLKLFNLTPVMNEEEVEHWFLPQPNIIDTFVVENTDGEVTDFLSFYTLPSTIMNHPTHKSLKAAYSFYNVHTKTPLLDLMNDALILAKMRGFDVFNALDLMENKTFLEKLKFGIGDGNLQYYLYNWKCPSMGPEKVGLVLQ; from the exons ATGACTACAAGTCCCAAAGTTCCTTGCGGCCGGCCGCCCAATCGCGGCCCGTCTTCGGCTTCTTTTGCGCAGGCGCGGCAGCCGGCGCGGCTGCCCTTCGCCAAGATGGCGGACGACAGTGATACAGCAGTGAGGCGGCCgtcaggggaggaggagaacgacCAGCAGCACTGCAGCGACTGCGAGAATGAGGACGAGCACAACTGCAACCGAGG TGGCTTAAGCCCAGCTGATGACAGtggggggaaaaagaagaaaaagaaacagaagcgGAAGAAGGAAAAGTCGGATCAAGTTGATTCAGCCCAAGATCagacagtaaag GTGACCTTGCCGGCAGAAAGAATGCAGGAGATTCAAAAGGCCATTGAGCTGTTCTCCGTAGGACAAGGACCTGCCAAGACAATGGAAGAAGCCACCAAACGCAGCTATCAGTTCTGGGACACACAGCCAGTTCCCAAATTAG GAGAAGTAGTGAACACTCACGGACCTGTTGAACCAGACAAGGACAACATCCGCCAGGAGCCCTACACTTTGCCTCAGGGTTTTATGTGGGATGCTCTGGACTTGGGGGATCGAGGTGTG CTCAAAGAGCTGTACACTCTCCTGAATGAGAACTACGTGGAAGATGATGACAACATGTTCCGGTTTGATTATTCACCAGAGTTCCTCCTGTG GGCTTTGCGTCCTCCAGGCTGGCTGCCCCAGTGGCACTGTGGTGTGAGAGTCATTTCCAGCAAGAAGCTGGTTGGCTTCATCAGTGCTATCCCGGCTGCTATACACATATATGACAC GGAAAAGAAGATGGTAGAAATAAACTTCCTTTGTGTGCACAAGAAACTGCGTTCCAAGCGGGTGGCCCCTGTGCTGATCCGGGAGATCACCCGACGGGTCCACTTGGAGGGGATTTTCCAGGCTGTTTACACTGCCGGTGTGGTACTGCCAAAGCCTGTTGGTACCTGTAG GTACTGGCACCGGTCCCTGAATCCACGCAAGCTGATTGAAGTAAAGTTTTCCCACCTGAGCAGGAACATGACTATGCAACGCACCATGAAGCTCTATCGGCTTCCGGAG ACTCCAAAGACCCCAGGGCTGCGGCCGATGGAGCAGAGAGACATCCCTGCTGTGCACAAACTTCTGGCTGAGTATCTGAAGCTCTTCAACTTGACCCCTGTCATgaatgaggaggaggtggagcactGGTTTCTACCCCAGCCCAACATCATAGACACATTTGTAGTTGAG AACACCGATGGGGAGGTGACCGACTTCCTGAGTTTCTACACCCTGCCCTCCACTATTATGAATCACCCAACCCACAAGAGCTTGAAGGCGGCCTATTCATTCTACAATGTCCACACCAAGACACCACTTCTCGACCTCATGAACGATGCCCTTATATTGGCCAAGATG AGGGGCTTCGATGTTTTCAATGCACTGGATCTCATGGAGAACAAGACCTTCCTGGAGAAGCTGAAATTCGGGATTGGAGATGGAAATCTGCAGTATTATCTCTACAATTGGAAATGCCCCAGCATGGGGCCAGAGAAG